The Streptomyces aurantiacus genome includes a region encoding these proteins:
- a CDS encoding carbohydrate ABC transporter permease, producing MAAVTESPSRAPRLGWRRTMALKGASFTVPFFLGFVLFTVTPLVMALKESLYSEKGSGLGFGEKTVEFVGLDNFVEGFGDGRFWSSMLRVGLFALISIPVIQIASVGLALLLDAASQRVADRFRIPLLIPYMIPGIVATLIWIYLYSPVVGPLTPFFDLFGIDANFYGGELIWVSIGNLMAWSGIGFNMLIVYSALRSVDANVYDAARIDGASEWRIAWSIKVPLVRRSLVLTTVLSIIGTLQIFSDTMLFKSMAPETVTRDFTPIMAIYDWAFQQGNFNYASALSIILALVVGTTSALFYRLTNKAPTS from the coding sequence GTGGCAGCCGTCACCGAGTCGCCGTCCCGGGCCCCCCGCCTCGGATGGCGGCGGACCATGGCCCTCAAGGGCGCCTCCTTCACGGTGCCCTTCTTCCTCGGGTTCGTCCTGTTCACCGTGACCCCGCTCGTCATGGCCCTCAAGGAGAGCCTCTACAGCGAGAAGGGCTCCGGGCTCGGATTCGGCGAGAAGACCGTCGAGTTCGTCGGCCTCGACAACTTCGTCGAGGGCTTCGGCGACGGCCGCTTCTGGTCCTCGATGCTGCGCGTCGGCCTGTTCGCGCTGATCAGCATCCCGGTCATCCAGATCGCCAGCGTCGGGCTCGCACTGCTCCTCGACGCGGCCTCCCAGCGCGTCGCCGACCGCTTCCGTATCCCGCTGCTGATCCCGTACATGATCCCGGGCATCGTCGCCACCCTGATCTGGATCTACCTCTACAGCCCGGTGGTCGGACCGCTCACCCCGTTCTTCGACCTCTTCGGCATCGACGCGAACTTCTACGGCGGCGAACTCATCTGGGTGTCCATCGGCAACCTGATGGCGTGGAGCGGGATCGGCTTCAACATGCTGATCGTCTACTCGGCGCTGCGCTCGGTCGACGCGAACGTCTACGACGCGGCCCGCATCGACGGGGCCTCGGAGTGGCGGATCGCCTGGTCGATCAAGGTGCCGCTGGTCCGCCGCTCCCTGGTGCTCACCACCGTGCTCAGCATCATCGGCACCCTGCAGATCTTCAGCGACACGATGCTCTTCAAGTCCATGGCCCCGGAGACCGTCACCCGGGACTTCACCCCGATCATGGCGATCTACGACTGGGCCTTCCAGCAGGGCAACTTCAACTACGCCTCCGCCCTCTCGATCATTCTCGCCCTGGTCGTCGGCACCACGTCCGCGCTGTTCTACCGGCTCACGAACAAGGCGCCCACGTCATGA
- a CDS encoding ABC transporter substrate-binding protein produces MPHSRAPRRAAASAAALTTVLALTATACGGGSDDSSGQSKGPVTIEYWSWTETKNIDPVVAKFNATHTDIKLKFVKQADNPGTAQNVRNAVAAKKDVPCLVQNFGEVPSLVGEGLLSSVDKELKPYLDRFNPAALPSVQAGGTYYAVPTGFNPTFMMINRSVYDRYGVEAPKTWDDVITAGKELKKHGVYVMNLAGEDPSTLVNLVQQAGGTWYEQKGDSWRIDFLSPESLKAADIVQRLVDGGLVANQTYQDRPALISYFDSGKMVSLPTQTWQLQNYELNYKKSLGDWQPIDLPQFSDAKEFTTSSYSANNGVLVPKGCEHVEEAVEAAVWMKTDKAGIDSSYQKDTKQYEWPGAVKDVTPWVDSVVTDRLFGTHKSEARGVILKSVEHARSDWTVGPNYTGVFAELQDQWAKIVTKKITVKQALEHLQEFTVDDLKSKNINVEG; encoded by the coding sequence ATGCCCCACTCCCGTGCCCCGCGCCGCGCCGCAGCGTCCGCAGCCGCCCTCACGACCGTGCTCGCCCTCACCGCGACCGCCTGCGGAGGCGGCTCCGACGACTCCTCGGGCCAGTCGAAGGGGCCGGTCACGATCGAGTACTGGAGCTGGACGGAGACGAAGAACATCGACCCGGTGGTCGCGAAGTTCAACGCCACGCACACCGACATCAAGCTCAAGTTCGTCAAGCAGGCCGACAACCCCGGAACGGCGCAGAACGTGCGCAACGCGGTCGCCGCCAAAAAGGACGTCCCCTGCCTGGTGCAGAACTTCGGCGAGGTACCCAGCCTCGTCGGCGAGGGCCTGCTCAGCAGCGTCGACAAGGAACTGAAGCCGTACCTCGACCGGTTCAACCCGGCCGCGCTCCCCAGCGTGCAGGCAGGCGGCACCTACTACGCCGTACCGACCGGCTTCAACCCGACGTTCATGATGATCAACCGCTCGGTGTACGACCGGTACGGCGTCGAGGCCCCCAAGACCTGGGACGACGTGATCACCGCGGGCAAGGAACTGAAGAAGCACGGCGTGTACGTCATGAACCTGGCCGGCGAGGACCCGTCGACCCTGGTCAACCTGGTCCAGCAGGCGGGCGGCACCTGGTACGAGCAGAAGGGCGACAGCTGGCGGATCGACTTCCTGTCACCGGAGTCCCTCAAGGCCGCCGACATCGTCCAGCGGCTGGTGGACGGCGGTCTGGTCGCCAACCAGACCTACCAGGACCGGCCCGCCCTGATCAGCTACTTCGACTCCGGGAAGATGGTCTCGCTGCCCACCCAGACCTGGCAGCTGCAGAACTACGAGCTGAACTACAAGAAGTCCCTCGGTGACTGGCAGCCCATCGACCTGCCCCAGTTCTCCGACGCGAAGGAGTTCACCACCTCCTCGTACAGCGCCAACAACGGAGTGCTCGTCCCGAAGGGCTGCGAGCACGTCGAGGAGGCCGTCGAGGCGGCGGTGTGGATGAAGACCGACAAGGCCGGCATCGACTCCAGCTACCAGAAGGACACCAAGCAGTACGAGTGGCCGGGGGCCGTCAAGGACGTCACCCCCTGGGTCGACTCGGTGGTCACCGACAGGCTCTTCGGCACGCACAAGTCCGAGGCCCGCGGCGTGATCCTCAAATCCGTCGAGCACGCGAGGAGCGACTGGACGGTCGGCCCCAACTACACCGGTGTCTTCGCCGAGTTGCAGGACCAGTGGGCGAAGATCGTCACCAAGAAGATCACGGTGAAGCAGGCGCTGGAACACCTCCAGGAGTTCACGGTCGACGACCTGAAGTCCAAGAACATCAACGTCGAGGGCTGA